ATCTCTTTCCCTAATCTTATTTCTATTAATCTGATAGTATGATGATACACTGTATTATTATCCACCAGAAAGTTGTACTGACCGAGTCTTTCTCTTCCTTTCTTTCATCGCAGTTGTTCAAGCTGAGCGGTAGACTGCGTGAGATCCAGACGAGGAAACGCGACGGGGACGTGGTAGAGTACGGTTTGTTTGCCATTTGTTCCCCCTCTAACAATGCTAGCAGCACTACTAACGGCTCGTCCAACAAGAAGGAAGTCGCCATCACAGCACAGAAGAGATTAGAGAGAACCAGCAGCGACCCTCTCGGTCAGAGGTGAGCGTTGGGAATACCAGAAACCTTTCAATTGAAAGCTCTTGATAGGCGAGCTTTAAGGATACCAGAAACCTTTTAATTGAAAGCTATGAATAGGTGTGCTTTAAGGATACCAGAAACCTTTCAATTGAAAGCTATGAATAGGCGAGCTTTAAGGATACCAGAAACCTTTCAATTGAAAGCTATGAATAGGTGTGCTTTAAGGATACCAGAAACCTTTCAATTGAAAGCTCTTGATAGGCGAGCTTCAAGGATACCAGAAATCTTTCAATTGAAAGATGCAAAAATTAGCTAAACACAAAGTTCACTTCAGTCGCTGTAATCTCAAACTGTACAGCTTGAAAAATAAAGGGCATAAAAGGACAGGTTTTGTTGCTAATAACAAGTCATATGTAAAGTTATAGCCTTGGGTTTGCTCTAATTTTCTGTgatttattttagaaataaaGGTACCACAAATACTAATATTCGATATTGCTCGTGTCCCGCAGGCGAAACGCGTACAACCCGCACGCTATGATGAGACCCGCACACATAGGCCCCTTCCTGTATCCCGACTCGCGTGCCCCGTTTAGTCCGCTGGCCTCACCTACCGCATCCTCGGATTCGGGTCACCCGTCACCCGGATCCAGCCAAACTGGAAAAACCGGTTCTTTGGACCAAGAAATGCGCAGTGACATGAGTGACCAGTCTTCGTCGCCCAAGTCGGAGATGGAAGCACGCGAGAGGATTATTGCGATAAACAAGGCCAGGATGCAGTACGTCCGCGGAGACCGTAAGATGAAAGGGGCCAACTTTACCGACGGCTCATCGACAGGCTCTGAGGAAGACTCTCCAGCTTGGAAGCGATCACGAAGTCTAGCCGACGCCTCCGAACTCGAAGCTATGCGCAACATTCGGCCATTCGGGATCGGTGCGGGAACGCCTCTGCCACCGATAGCTGAGCTTAAAACGGAGCCAAAGTCTGAAGGGAATGGGGCCACTAACGGAGGGACTGAGACGTCACGCGCTAAAACGGACCTCACGCGAAGGCCACTGAGCTCCTACGACAACAGACTGGATGCGGCCGGGGGCCTGGTAAACCTTGCGGGAATGCCGATCCCGTTTCCCGGGATGTACCCGTTTCCGGAAATGATTTATCCCGAAATGATGTTCCCGCGCATGGATGCAATGCACTCGCCACTGGACGTGTCCCGCGGGCACAACCCATTTGACCCGCACAACCCATTCGACCCGCACAACCCTTGCTGCATCACGAACGACCCGCTGGCCATGAGGCGATGGCTGAGTGCAAGCGATTTGTACCGATCACAGATGAACCCGCTCCTCGCGGCCCAGACCAGTCTCATGTCGCCCGTCGACCGGATGCGCTACTTCCAGTTCCCATTCCACTACGCGGGCTACCCGTTTCCGGGCCCCGGACCGTTTGGGATTGCCGCGGGATTCGGCGATCGACATCTTGCCGAGCTGGAGGCGATGCGAAGGCGAGGGGAGGTGCAAGAACAAGCAACGCCTACTACAAAAGAGGCACCCGCGGATTCCGAGCACTCGACTTTTGCGGCTGAGACAGCGCCGAGATCGCCGAAGTCTGTGTCGCCTTCCGGAGAGGTCCAAGTCAAGAAGGAAAATGATGCCGAGCAAAAGCCGACACATCCACGAAGGGAAAATGAGAAGACTACGATCGCTTACGGGCAAGCCGAAGATGAACCGAGCGAGAGAGAGAAGTCGGCGTCGCCGTACCGGGTGAGTCTGACGGGGATTCAGGCAGAGTTCTCAAGTCGCCTTGAAAGTCTCAACAAGTCCTTCACGCAGTCCTTCGATCACGAGATGGGAAAAGAAGATAAGTAGAGTTACTTGTAGTCCACAGTTAATTACTTGTAGTCCAGATTTAGCTTTGAATTTACTAGGCTTGAATCCAGTATAATCGTCTGCCATGTTTGTGGCTTCCTGTGGTAAAATTGCCAGACTCGTAACCTGTCGCCTAGTGATGCGCGAAGAGCATTATGGGAGCTTGATCTTCCCATGGTGCTTTTGGCGCGATTGTGTTTGGAGACTGGTTATTAGTTTGGAACAAGGctgaagaattttttttttgcttgcgAGAATGACGAGAATTACAAAAATCATTGTTTCCTATGGCATTTGAGATATGCGATGACTAATCTATGATTAGCTCGGGTACGTGACGTACATACCATTTGCAGTCATTCACCTTAGATCAGAGTCTTGCTACGCCTGTAGGAAGTAAACCTTCCAGGTCGGTAGAATAAACATAAGTGTCTAATAATACTCGCCATAATCTTAAAATAGTAATGTAGTATAAATAGTTTATTTGATAGTGAGATGTGGACGAGTATGAATTGTATAGTTAGATTAATAGGTCTTATGACGTGAATTTATATCTGCGAGGAACGCAGGATTACTTGCTACCACATGTACTTCTTGGAGGTGTGAAGGGGATGATTGAATTTATGCTCGCTTGTATGATACGGGGTTCCACATTGTTCAATTCTGGGTAACCCTATGGCTTTGGGTAACAACCATGTTCACGCCGCACACGTAGCCCAACATCAATAGAGACAAATATAGTGCTTGAGCCACCTGTGTTGTTACCGTGTTGTCAATATGGGGATACTGTCAACAATTCGTAAGCTTTTCAGAAAATCATTTTTATGGAGATTTTTCGGGTATTGTGGTCACGCCCAGTCTTGAAAACAGTTTGGAGTCCCCAGTGGATCTTTCCTGAGACCGAAAAATAGCCAGCGTATTGACGCTGCCACATGTGCTTCTTATGACGATGTGACGAGAGTCGAGTTGACTCAACCGCTAGTACTTCTTAAAGATCGACAGTTATCAGCTCCCTCGGGCGTTGTGGCCCGATTTTATGTACGCGATTAACGAAGAGAATGTTATGATTCTTGTGGGGTTCTTCGGAGCAGCCATCGTTTCTCTAATGACTTATTGTTTCGGGAAAACTCCTGATACATCTCCTTTAGCAGCAAACAATGACTGAACAAACGGACAATGCAAAAGCGGTGAGATTTTGGCAATCATAGCCAATAGTCAAACCTTAATTAAAACTACAGTatagttaatttttttttcgtgcaCCTGGAGTCTGTTTTTAAATCCCGTCTGAATTCCTTGTGCAGTGATGATAGAGTTAACAGAGACATTTAGCATCGCGTTTTCAGAATCAGCCGCAAACGGCAAACCGCGGTTAGCCGTTACCGGTTTGCGGTTTGACGTACTGGCAAAAACGTAGTTTTAGGAAAAAGTGCAAAGTGGAAAAtgtaaatgaaaatatattatttcaagaGTCAAATGATTAAGAACACTAATTCATGGTCTCAAACGTGAGCTCATGACTTACTTAGGTAAATCACTTACCGCTAGACGGTGCTCCTGAGGTCAAAACGCGAACCGCAGACTGCGAACTTGACCGCAAGGCCTTGCCACGTGACACCCAGAGGTTTGACGTTTGCCGTTTCAGAGAAAAAATGCTAAATGTCTCTAATCAAATTGTTCAGCCTTTAAAGTGCCCCGCTAGACAAATAGTCAGCGGTCGTCACGAGCGGTGCGTATGGCGCGTCTTTTCTTATAGGCTTCAAGTCGTAAGTTCTAGAATTTTCTTTAGTTGTTTTTGGTTTGATGTCTTGTGACCACTATAGAGAGCAAAGGAAAGCCTCAAAATGACGCGTAAACGGCAATACCTAAGGCAAACAGGACCATCGTTAAACCATACTTGATCATCGCTAAACTATTCTATCCCCCGTGACAAGGAAGACTAAACACGACCAACATAGCGCTTCCCCCTAGGGCTGCCgcaattaaaattaaaacgaGCCATGGGATCTTCCTGTAATCAACTCTATTGTATTAAAGATAAAAGTATAAATttgaatatatataattttagaGAGCTGAGCTCTTAGATAGTCTTGGTGATTTTTTTCGTAAAAGTGTTCTTAGTCTCGCGGGCTTAGAGTTCGCTTCATATTATTGACATTGTGTGTATATTCGCCATTAGTTTACCAAAAAGATATATATACGCGTCTGTTAATTAGGCCCAGTACCCAGCTATTACTCCATTGTCTTTAGAATGCTATAGCTTTGTGTGTTTCGTTGGGTCCCAGTGCAGTCTGGGAAATCTAACTCTGGGTGCCAGGGGCTTTTCGGCCTTCCGTCGA
The DNA window shown above is from Nematostella vectensis chromosome 15, jaNemVect1.1, whole genome shotgun sequence and carries:
- the LOC5504475 gene encoding uncharacterized protein LOC5504475 isoform X1, with translation MLPRASKLKSPTMVRKEARKASHDKARLRPGNPSKRHRDRLNAELDNLARLLPFPEETVTKLDKISILRLTVSYLRAKSFFQVNGKNGQEETCEDLVREFEGNGLFSQLSLEALDGFIVVITQDGQLFYVSENVRDFLGYSQAAVIHQSIYKFLHIDDQDMVKLKLAWPSSVSKELGKCDSETRRRDSVSGKQENGKVSELTDLEKLNRTFTCRMKCTLNHGGGFYKLFKLSGRLREIQTRKRDGDVVEYGLFAICSPSNNASSTTNGSSNKKEVAITAQKRLERTSSDPLGQRRNAYNPHAMMRPAHIGPFLYPDSRAPFSPLASPTASSDSGHPSPGSSQTGKTGSLDQEMRSDMSDQSSSPKSEMEARERIIAINKARMQYVRGDRKMKGANFTDGSSTGSEEDSPAWKRSRSLADASELEAMRNIRPFGIGAGTPLPPIAELKTEPKSEGNGATNGGTETSRAKTDLTRRPLSSYDNRLDAAGGLVNLAGMPIPFPGMYPFPEMIYPEMMFPRMDAMHSPLDVSRGHNPFDPHNPFDPHNPCCITNDPLAMRRWLSASDLYRSQMNPLLAAQTSLMSPVDRMRYFQFPFHYAGYPFPGPGPFGIAAGFGDRHLAELEAMRRRGEVQEQATPTTKEAPADSEHSTFAAETAPRSPKSVSPSGEVQVKKENDAEQKPTHPRRENEKTTIAYGQAEDEPSEREKSASPYRVSLTGIQAEFSSRLESLNKSFTQSFDHEMGKEDK
- the LOC5504475 gene encoding uncharacterized protein LOC5504475 isoform X2, with the protein product MNQGNKLKRKKKNHGPGNPSKRHRDRLNAELDNLARLLPFPEETVTKLDKISILRLTVSYLRAKSFFQVNGKNGQEETCEDLVREFEGNGLFSQLSLEALDGFIVVITQDGQLFYVSENVRDFLGYSQAAVIHQSIYKFLHIDDQDMVKLKLAWPSSVSKELGKCDSETRRRDSVSGKQENGKVSELTDLEKLNRTFTCRMKCTLNHGGGFYKLFKLSGRLREIQTRKRDGDVVEYGLFAICSPSNNASSTTNGSSNKKEVAITAQKRLERTSSDPLGQRRNAYNPHAMMRPAHIGPFLYPDSRAPFSPLASPTASSDSGHPSPGSSQTGKTGSLDQEMRSDMSDQSSSPKSEMEARERIIAINKARMQYVRGDRKMKGANFTDGSSTGSEEDSPAWKRSRSLADASELEAMRNIRPFGIGAGTPLPPIAELKTEPKSEGNGATNGGTETSRAKTDLTRRPLSSYDNRLDAAGGLVNLAGMPIPFPGMYPFPEMIYPEMMFPRMDAMHSPLDVSRGHNPFDPHNPFDPHNPCCITNDPLAMRRWLSASDLYRSQMNPLLAAQTSLMSPVDRMRYFQFPFHYAGYPFPGPGPFGIAAGFGDRHLAELEAMRRRGEVQEQATPTTKEAPADSEHSTFAAETAPRSPKSVSPSGEVQVKKENDAEQKPTHPRRENEKTTIAYGQAEDEPSEREKSASPYRVSLTGIQAEFSSRLESLNKSFTQSFDHEMGKEDK